One window of the Triticum dicoccoides isolate Atlit2015 ecotype Zavitan chromosome 3B, WEW_v2.0, whole genome shotgun sequence genome contains the following:
- the LOC119277560 gene encoding fasciclin-like arabinogalactan protein 4: protein MGRGSPPAPRLAPGLLALLAAALLLLPAPAAGVNVTAVLAAFPGFSDFARLLASSPVAAELAGRSSLTLLVVPNANLPRSPSAFAAAAGADLADVLRYHVLLEYLSPSDLARVPASGRLVTTLFQTTGRAPSDLGAVNLTAAGSAVVVRSPSPSPGSNATVLGAVTREPYNLSVLAVGGLIVPSGFDIAASGSESRPSPAVNITRVLTDARGFNVAASMLEASGVADDFEADERGAGITIFVPTDDAFAALPATDRLQSLPADRKAVVLRFHVLHSYYPLGSLESIVNPVQPTLATECTEAGRFTLNITRFNGSVAIDTGVVQASITRTVFDQNPVAVFAVSKVLLPKEMFGRGNTINPGATTPPAAMTPDGPRTPPTKLSSPPALHGQDSKPSSAPARNANWWCIGLVCLLLPLV, encoded by the coding sequence ATGGGGAGAGGCTCCCCTCCCGCCCCACGCCTCGCGCCCGGGCTGCTGGCCCTGCTCGCcgccgcgctgctgctgctgcccgcCCCGGCCGCCGGGGTCAACGTGACGGCCGTGCTCGCGGCGTTCCCCGGCTTCTCCGACTTCGCGCGGCTGCTGGCGTCCTCCCCGGTGGCCGCGGAGCTGGCGGGGCGGTCGTCGCTCACGCTGCTGGTCGTGCCCAACGCCAACCTGCCGCGCTCGCCCTCCGCCTTCGCCGCGGCCGCCGGCGCCGACCTCGCCGACGTGCTGCGCTACCACGTCCTCCTCGAGTACCTCTCCCCGTCCGACCTCGCCCGCGTCCCCGCCTCCGGGAGGCTCGTCACCACGCTCTTCCAGACCACCGGCCGCGCGCCCTCCGACCTCGGCGCCGTCAACCTCACGGCTGCCGGCTCCGCCGTCGTCGTCCGCTCGCCGTCCCCATCCCCGGGGTCGAACGCCACCGTCCTCGGCGCCGTCACCAGGGAGCCGTACAACCTCAGCGTGCTCGCCGTGGGCGGCCTCATCGTGCCCTCCGGCTTCGACATCGCCGCGTCCGGCTCCGAGAGCCGCCCGTCCCCGGCGGTGAACATCACCCGCGTCCTCACCGACGCGCGGGGGTTCAACGTGGCCGCCTCCATGCTCGAGGCCTCTGGCGTCGCGGACGACTTCGAGGCCGACGAGCGCGGCGCCGGCATCACCATCTTCGTCCCCACCGACGACGCCTTCGCGGCCCTCCCGGCCACCGACCGCCTCCAGTCCCTCCCCGCCGACCGCAAGGCCGTGGTGCTGCGCTTCCACGTGCTGCACTCCTACTACCCGCTGGGGTCCCTCGAGTCCATCGTGAACCCCGTCCAGCCCACGCTCGCCACCGAGTGCACCGAGGCCGGCCGCTTCACCCTCAACATCACGCGCTTCAACGGCTCCGTCGCCATCGACACCGGCGTCGTGCAGGCGTCCATCACCCGCACGGTGTTCGACCAGAATCCCGTCGCGGTCTTCGCCGTCTCCAAGGTCCTGCTGCCCAAGGAAATGTTCGGCCGCGGGAACACCATTAACCCCGGAGCTACGACCCCTCCAGCCGCCATGACACCAGACGGCCCGCGGACGCCGCCGACGAAGCTGTCCTCCCCACCGGCCCTGCATGGCCAGGACAGCAAGCCGTCATCAGCACCAGCAAGAAACGCGAACTGGTGGTGTATAGGATTGGTCTGCCTGCTCCTACCTCTGGTATGA